A stretch of the Cyprinus carpio isolate SPL01 chromosome B4, ASM1834038v1, whole genome shotgun sequence genome encodes the following:
- the LOC122137110 gene encoding cell wall protein DAN4-like, with product MTKPMTTPTTTTTPMTTPTTMTKPITTPTTTTTPTTTPTTMTTPTTTPTTTTTPTTTPTTTPTITTTPATTTTPTTTTTPTTTTTPTTTTTPTTMTTPTATTTPTTTPTTMTTPTTTTPTTPAMTATTTPTTPAPTTTTSTTSSSEATEAALNESESPEMLEPVTMTTASTTMATTQSSSTKSSSTKAPRTAIKPNRPKKPSKPSRPETHSVKPVRFTMIPASSTPATTTTTMTPATTTTTTTTTPTTTTTTPATTTTSTAAVIELESDPKLQGFTRDHPVLSLPGKPKVSRVMWKNSLVAIVVITLIFLTLILSLAARKAMESFDRRHYTRLELNDLHYEV from the coding sequence ATGACTAAACCCATGACTACACCCACCACCACAACTACACCCATGACTACACCCACCACCATGACTAAACCCATAACTACACCCACCACCACAACTACACCCACGACTACACCCACCACCATGACTACACCCACAACTACACCCACCACCACAACTACACCCACAACTACACCTACAACTACACCCACCATAACAACTACACCCGCCACCACGACTACACCCACAACTACAACTACACCCACAACCACGACTACACCCACAACTACAACTACACCCACCACCATGACTACACCCACAGCTACAACTACACCCACAACTACACCCACCACCATGACTACACCCACAACTACTACACCCACAACACCTGCAATGACAGCCACAACTACACCCACGACACCAGCACCAACAACTACAACCAGCACCACATCCAGCAGCGAAGCCACTGAAGCAGCGCTTAACGAGTCAGAATCACCCGAGATGCTGGAACCCGTCACTATGACGACCGCATCCACTACCATGGCAACCACACAGTCCTCCTCCACTAAAAGCAGCAGCACTAAAGCGCCACGGACAGCCATCAAACCCAACCGACCCAAGAAACCCAGCAAACCCTCGAGACCAGAGACGCATTCAGTGAAGCCCGTCAGATTCACGATGATCCCGGCGAGCAGCACACCTGCAACTACAACTACAACCATGACACCTGCAACTACAACCACAACCACAACCACCACACCTACAACTACAACCACCACACCTGCAACCACAACTACAAGCACAGCAGCGGTGATTGAGCTGGAGAGCGACCCAAAGCTCCAGGGTTTCACTCGTGATCATCCCGTTCTGTCTCTTCCGGGGAAGCCCAAGGTGTCTCGAGTGATGTGGAAGAACAGCCTGGTGGCCATCGTGGTGATCACGCTCATCTTCCTCACACTCATCCTCTCTCTGGCGGCCCGTAAAGCCATGGAGTCGTTCGACAGACGCCACTACACCAGACTGGAGCTCAACGACCTGCACTACGAGGTTTAA
- the LOC109070455 gene encoding integumentary mucin A.1-like → MFLSCCVLLLSLLLRVCGGTLDPDREMCYSRQHRDAAVNTHVALDQKGTVMEARAKPSEKDCILTCCSEDVAPGLKCNLVVYKPAERPGDLNCELFHCPGDRDCPLMTAGAGVNTYNIFKGLTHPTTKGSGRITAKLAAPQPTTTTTTPTTTTTPTTMTKPITTPTTMTKPITTPTTMYKPITTPTTTTTPTTTPTTTTTPITPRHNYHHD, encoded by the exons ATGTTCCTCAGCTGCTGTGTTCTGCTGCTGAGTCTGCTGCTGCGCGTCTGCGGCGGGACGCTGGACCCCGACAGAGAGATGTGTTACTCTCGGCAGCATCGGGACGCTGCTGTAAACACACACGTGGCTCTGGATCAGAAGGGAACCGTCATGGAGGCCCGAGCCAAGCCTTCAGAGAAAGACTGCATCCTGACCTGCTGCTCGGAGGACGTGGCTCCAG GGCTGAAGTGTAATCTGGTGGTGTATAAACCAGCGGAGCGGCCCGGAGATCTCAACTGTGAGCTCTTCCACTGTCCGGGCGACAGAGACTGTCCGCTGATGACCGCCGGCGCCGGAGTCAACACCTACAACATATTCAAGG gtttaactCATCCAACAACTAAAGGAAGTGGAAGAATTACAGCCAAACTTGCAGCGCCTCAGCCGACCACCACCACAACTACACCCACCACCACAACTACACCCACCACCATGACTAAACCCATAACTACACCCACCACCATGACTAAACCCATAACTACACCCACCACCATGTATAAACCCATAACTACACCCACCACCACAACTACACCCACGACTACACCCACCACCACAACTACACCCATTACACCACGACACAACTACCACCATGACTAA
- the dynlt1b gene encoding dynein light chain Tctex-type 1 produces the protein MDDDQSAEETAFVVDEVSSIVKESLEAVIGRNPYEQKRVNQWVSSVVEQCLGQLSKLSKPFKYIVTCIIMQKNGAGLQSASSCFWDNTTDGSCTVRWENKHLYCIVSVFGLAI, from the exons ATGGACGACGATCAGAGCGCGGAAGAG ACGGCGTTCGTTGTGGATGAAGTGAGCAGCATCGTGAAGGAG TCTCTAGAAGCAGTGATCGGCAGAAACCCGTATGAGCAGAAGCGTGTGAACCAGTGGGTGTCCAGTGTGGTGGAGCAGTGCCTCGGTCAGCTCAGCAAACTGAGCAAACCCTTCAAATACATCG TCACGTGTATTATAATGCAGAAAAACGGTGCAGGACTGCAGTCGGCTTCGTCATGTTTCTGGGACAATACTACAGATG GCAGCTGCACGGTCCGATGGGAAAACAAACACCTGTACTGCATCGTCAGTGTGTTCGGACTCGCCATCTag